In Alkalihalobacterium alkalinitrilicum, a genomic segment contains:
- the yqeK gene encoding bis(5'-nucleosyl)-tetraphosphatase (symmetrical) YqeK has translation MERMQALEIVKPHLTEHRYSHTIGVMDTAIQLAKQVGVNEKQAEIASIFHDYAKFRPKEEMRQLILEKRLGEEFLIYGDELLHAPCGAYWVEHEVGIKDQEILSAIRYHTTGKPKMTLLEKVIFLADYIEPGRHFPGVEEVRLAVTENLDHACILSLRNTMIFLMKKQQLVYPDTLAAYNQLIMNVKGKGR, from the coding sequence ATGGAACGAATGCAAGCGTTAGAAATCGTTAAACCTCATTTAACAGAGCATCGATATTCGCATACGATTGGAGTCATGGACACTGCCATTCAGCTTGCAAAACAGGTGGGAGTCAACGAAAAACAAGCTGAAATCGCTAGTATTTTTCATGATTATGCAAAATTTAGGCCGAAAGAAGAAATGCGCCAACTGATACTAGAAAAGCGACTTGGAGAAGAATTCCTCATTTATGGAGATGAGCTCTTGCATGCTCCTTGTGGTGCCTATTGGGTAGAACATGAGGTTGGAATAAAGGATCAAGAAATCTTATCAGCGATTCGTTACCATACAACAGGGAAACCGAAAATGACGTTGTTAGAGAAAGTGATTTTTTTAGCTGATTATATTGAACCTGGAAGACATTTTCCAGGTGTAGAAGAAGTGAGACTAGCCGTAACTGAAAATCTTGATCACGCTTGTATTCTGTCTTTGCGGAATACGATGATCTTTTTAATGAAAAAACAGCAATTGGTTTATCCAGATACACTTGCAGCTTATAATCAACTTATTATGAATGTAAAAGGAAAAGGGAGGTAA
- the rsfS gene encoding ribosome silencing factor — MDVNQVLKLAVTAIDDKRAEDIVVLNMKGVSLIADYFIICHGNSEKQVQAIAHELKKVAQENGIDLKRLEGFDQARWVLVDLSDIVVHIFHSDERSYYNLEKLWGDAPVMELEGELL; from the coding sequence ATGGATGTAAATCAAGTTTTAAAACTAGCTGTTACAGCTATTGATGATAAACGAGCAGAGGATATTGTTGTACTTAATATGAAAGGTGTTTCTTTAATCGCCGATTATTTTATTATTTGTCACGGGAATTCAGAAAAGCAGGTACAAGCAATTGCTCATGAGTTAAAAAAAGTTGCCCAAGAAAATGGAATTGATTTAAAACGATTAGAAGGATTTGATCAAGCCCGTTGGGTACTTGTAGATTTAAGTGATATCGTTGTCCATATATTCCACAGTGATGAACGATCGTATTATAATTTAGAAAAGCTATGGGGAGACGCACCAGTTATGGAGCTCGAAGGGGAATTATTATAA
- a CDS encoding nicotinate-nucleotide adenylyltransferase, producing MIVRKIGILGGTFDPPHIGHLLIAQEVLEQCKLDEIWFMPANIPPHKKTNDVSSVDDRIEMVTKAIDGADQFVVSTIELERTGPSYTVDTLKELKMKLPDVDFYFIIGGDMIEQLHTWERIDELFEYVTFVGLGRPGYSETSTYEEKMVLLTIPQVDISSSSIRDRIKEGRSIRYFVPESVRHFIEERELYGTNASVRNR from the coding sequence GGGAGGTACATTTGATCCTCCTCATATCGGGCACTTACTTATCGCTCAAGAAGTATTAGAGCAATGTAAGTTAGATGAAATCTGGTTTATGCCAGCAAATATTCCCCCCCATAAGAAAACGAACGATGTTTCATCTGTAGATGACCGGATTGAGATGGTGACAAAAGCCATTGATGGCGCAGATCAGTTCGTTGTTTCAACGATAGAGCTAGAAAGAACGGGTCCTTCCTATACTGTTGATACGTTGAAAGAACTTAAAATGAAATTACCAGATGTAGACTTTTATTTCATTATCGGCGGAGATATGATTGAACAACTTCATACGTGGGAACGCATCGATGAGTTATTTGAATATGTTACATTTGTGGGGCTTGGGCGACCAGGTTATTCCGAAACATCAACGTATGAAGAAAAAATGGTATTATTAACAATCCCTCAAGTGGATATTTCATCTTCAAGTATTAGAGATAGAATAAAAGAAGGGCGGAGCATCCGTTATTTCGTCCCTGAATCGGTCCGTCATTTTATTGAGGAGAGAGAGTTATATGGAACGAATGCAAGCGTTAGAAATCGTTAA